In Micromonospora sp. WMMD980, the following are encoded in one genomic region:
- a CDS encoding ABC transporter permease encodes MDRRPRLTIRDLVGEAVSGILQRPGRATLTMLGTVLGIGAMVAILGLTTTASGQIDRRFTALAATEVTVEDVGADEISNEMSFPADSSSRIRQINGVVRGGVLWPLPLRGATVSGVPGLGGNGDGLALYAAEPDAIATLHPVMRAGRIFDAFHTGRRERVAVLGAGAASRLGITRLDAYPAVFINGTPYLVIGIIDDLQRQPELLLGVILPASTALRAYGPPIDQPARMVVETRLGAARVVAEQAPLALRPDAPTRLRALAPPDPQTLRGNVTGDLNILFVVLAAITLVIGGVSIANTTFVAVLERTNEIGLRRSLGARPRHVAAHFLAESAALGTLGGLVGTSLGVVVVLAVAVAQEWTAVLQPWTVLSAPPAGMLVGVAAGLYPAIRAARTEPVEALRR; translated from the coding sequence ATGGATAGGCGCCCCCGGCTCACCATCCGAGACCTGGTCGGAGAGGCCGTCTCCGGCATTCTGCAACGCCCCGGCCGGGCGACCCTGACCATGCTCGGCACCGTGCTCGGCATCGGCGCGATGGTGGCGATCCTCGGCCTCACCACGACGGCGAGCGGCCAGATCGACAGGCGGTTCACCGCCCTCGCCGCGACCGAGGTGACGGTGGAGGACGTCGGCGCGGACGAGATCAGCAACGAGATGAGCTTCCCCGCGGACTCGAGCAGCCGGATCCGCCAGATCAACGGCGTCGTCCGCGGTGGTGTCCTGTGGCCGTTGCCGTTACGCGGCGCGACCGTCAGCGGCGTGCCCGGGCTCGGCGGCAACGGTGACGGGCTGGCCCTCTACGCCGCCGAGCCCGACGCGATCGCGACGCTGCACCCGGTGATGCGGGCCGGCCGGATCTTCGACGCGTTCCACACCGGCCGGAGAGAACGGGTGGCGGTGCTCGGCGCCGGCGCGGCGAGTCGACTCGGCATCACCCGGCTCGACGCCTACCCCGCCGTGTTCATCAACGGCACGCCATACCTGGTCATCGGCATCATCGACGACCTGCAACGGCAGCCCGAGCTGCTGCTCGGCGTCATCCTGCCGGCGTCGACGGCGCTTCGGGCGTACGGGCCACCGATCGACCAGCCGGCGCGCATGGTGGTGGAGACGCGGCTCGGAGCGGCCCGGGTCGTCGCCGAGCAGGCGCCGCTCGCGCTCCGGCCGGACGCGCCGACCCGGCTCCGGGCCCTCGCGCCACCGGACCCGCAGACCCTGCGCGGCAACGTGACCGGCGACCTGAACATCCTGTTCGTCGTGCTCGCCGCCATCACCCTGGTGATCGGCGGCGTGAGCATCGCTAACACCACATTCGTCGCGGTCCTGGAACGGACCAACGAGATCGGGCTGCGGCGTTCGTTGGGTGCCCGGCCACGGCACGTCGCGGCCCACTTCCTGGCCGAGTCGGCCGCGCTCGGCACGCTCGGCGGGCTGGTGGGCACGAGTCTCGGCGTCGTCGTCGTGCTGGCGGTGGCGGTGGCGCAGGAATGGACGGCCGTCCTCCAACCGTGGACCGTCCTGTCGGCGCCGCCGGCCGGCATGCTCGTCGGCGTGGCGGCCGGCCTCTACCCGGCGATCCGTGCCGCCCGGACCGAACCGGTGGAGGCGCTACGTCGCTGA
- a CDS encoding ABC transporter ATP-binding protein, with amino-acid sequence MWRPDWPEVANDLIRRRFPVIEIRNRARRGLEGPAHPHPGPPPVEALRPADLVIERGEYVTVMGPSGSGKSTFLNIVGLLDRPTTGRYELDGIDVDDLREGDRSALRGRRVGFVFQSFHLLPYRSAAENVALAQLYTGPTGRERRRTALEVLERVGLAHRADALPTMLSGGERQRVAIARALANQPSLLLCDEPTGNLDSETASAVLALLDEVHTAGYTVIVITHDPEVATRGPRRITIRDGVLNG; translated from the coding sequence GTGTGGCGGCCCGATTGGCCCGAAGTGGCGAATGATCTGATCCGCCGCCGGTTCCCCGTGATCGAAATCCGCAACCGGGCTCGGCGAGGCCTCGAAGGTCCTGCCCATCCGCATCCCGGGCCCCCGCCGGTCGAGGCCCTCCGACCGGCGGATCTCGTCATCGAGCGGGGTGAGTACGTGACGGTGATGGGGCCTTCCGGCTCCGGCAAGTCCACCTTCCTGAACATCGTCGGGCTGCTCGATCGACCGACCACGGGGCGGTACGAGCTGGACGGCATCGACGTCGACGACCTTCGTGAGGGCGACCGCTCGGCACTGCGCGGCCGGCGGGTCGGCTTCGTCTTCCAGTCGTTCCACCTGCTGCCGTACCGCAGCGCGGCCGAGAACGTGGCGCTGGCCCAGTTGTACACCGGACCCACCGGCCGGGAACGGCGGCGGACCGCGCTGGAGGTCCTGGAACGGGTCGGGCTCGCCCACCGTGCCGACGCCCTCCCGACGATGCTCTCCGGCGGGGAACGTCAACGGGTGGCGATCGCGCGTGCCCTGGCCAACCAGCCGAGCCTGCTGCTCTGCGACGAGCCGACCGGCAACCTCGACAGCGAGACCGCGTCGGCGGTGCTCGCGCTCCTCGACGAGGTGCACACCGCCGGCTACACGGTGATCGTGATCACCCACGACCCGGAGGTGGCCACGCGAGGCCCGCGCCGGATCACCATCCGCGACGGAGTCCTGAATGGATAG
- a CDS encoding SigE family RNA polymerase sigma factor, whose product MDAGIEAELHSFVEARYLHLRRTAYLLCGDWKRAEDLVQNVLARLVVAARRRSIDSLDAYARIILTRVYLDDRRRYPRWRERSLAEVVEHPTPPGDQALALTVLGVLRALPPRQRAAVVLRYWEDRSTEETAELLGVTTGTVKSQCAKALATLRELLTDHRPQPSVTGSGES is encoded by the coding sequence GTGGACGCGGGCATTGAGGCCGAGCTTCACTCATTCGTCGAGGCGCGCTATCTGCATCTGCGTCGCACCGCCTACCTGCTCTGCGGCGACTGGAAACGCGCGGAGGACCTGGTGCAGAACGTGCTCGCCCGGCTGGTCGTCGCGGCCCGTCGTCGTTCGATCGACTCGCTCGACGCGTACGCCCGCATCATTCTGACCCGGGTCTATCTCGATGACCGCCGGCGCTATCCGCGCTGGCGGGAGCGGTCGCTGGCGGAAGTCGTCGAGCATCCGACACCTCCCGGCGACCAGGCGCTGGCGTTGACGGTGCTCGGCGTACTCCGCGCCTTGCCGCCTCGTCAGCGCGCGGCCGTGGTGCTCCGCTACTGGGAGGACCGGAGCACCGAGGAGACCGCGGAGTTGCTCGGCGTCACCACCGGCACCGTCAAGAGCCAGTGCGCCAAGGCGTTGGCGACACTGCGGGAACTCCTGACCGACCACCGGCCGCAACCGTCCGTCACGGGAAGTGGGGAATCATGA
- a CDS encoding helix-turn-helix domain-containing protein, translating into MSLEAIAALREPVRRTVYEYVAAQAEPVGRNEVAEAVGIGRTLAAFHLDKLTDAGLLESANAPRAGGPGAGRPAKLYRRSAAEHTVTVPPRDYRLLAGVLASAIERVGAEPAAYAAAAEQGAKLAGGDAIPRLAALGYEPYEDADRTIRLRNCPFDALAHSHPGLVCGLNLAMLEAVVGDGGHVARLDPGPTGCCVAIHSKNNEH; encoded by the coding sequence ATGTCACTGGAGGCCATCGCCGCGTTGCGGGAGCCGGTGCGCCGGACGGTCTACGAGTACGTCGCCGCACAGGCCGAGCCGGTGGGCCGCAACGAGGTGGCCGAGGCGGTCGGCATCGGCCGCACCCTGGCGGCGTTCCACCTGGACAAGCTGACCGACGCCGGGCTGCTGGAGTCGGCCAACGCACCCCGCGCCGGCGGGCCGGGGGCGGGACGGCCGGCGAAGCTGTACCGCCGGTCTGCGGCCGAGCACACGGTGACCGTGCCGCCGCGTGACTACCGGCTGCTGGCCGGGGTGTTGGCGAGCGCGATCGAGCGGGTCGGGGCCGAGCCGGCGGCGTACGCGGCCGCCGCCGAGCAGGGGGCGAAGCTCGCCGGCGGGGATGCCATCCCGCGGCTGGCGGCGCTGGGCTACGAGCCGTACGAGGACGCCGACCGGACGATCCGGCTGCGCAACTGCCCGTTCGACGCGCTGGCGCACTCGCACCCCGGGCTGGTCTGCGGGTTGAACCTGGCGATGCTCGAAGCGGTGGTGGGCGACGGCGGCCACGTGGCGCGGCTCGATCCGGGTCCGACCGGCTGCTGCGTGGCGATCCACTCTAAAAACAATGAGCATTGA
- a CDS encoding DUF3291 domain-containing protein, which produces MADHHLAQLNIARLRAPIDSPELADFVARLPEIHDLAERSPGYVWRLQDDSGDATAFRPFEPDVIVNLTVWESVESLRAFVYRTAHLEPMRRRRDWFVPLDAEHLALWWIPAGTLPSIEEAADRLEALRRDGPSAEAFTLREPFPASIDGRQIRTA; this is translated from the coding sequence ATGGCCGACCATCACCTCGCGCAGTTGAACATCGCCCGACTGCGCGCACCGATCGACAGCCCCGAACTCGCCGATTTCGTCGCCCGGCTGCCCGAGATCCACGACCTGGCCGAACGCTCCCCCGGCTACGTCTGGCGGTTGCAGGACGACTCCGGCGACGCGACCGCTTTCCGGCCCTTCGAGCCGGACGTCATCGTGAACCTGACCGTGTGGGAGTCGGTCGAGTCGTTGCGCGCCTTCGTCTACCGGACCGCACACCTGGAGCCGATGCGCCGGCGGCGGGACTGGTTCGTCCCGCTCGACGCGGAGCACCTGGCGCTCTGGTGGATCCCGGCCGGCACGCTGCCGTCCATCGAGGAGGCGGCCGACCGGCTGGAGGCGTTGCGGCGCGACGGGCCGTCGGCGGAGGCGTTCACACTGCGCGAGCCGTTCCCCGCATCGATTGACGGTCGTCAAATTCGAACGGCATAA
- a CDS encoding polysaccharide deacetylase family protein: MTPFPVAPTAAPTRPSRRPAVVVAAAAALLTAVTSGLAVTAGPSMAAACTGYVALTFDDGPTPGNTTTLINTLKAAGVRATFFNVGQNVQANPALARSQRDAGMWVGNHSWTHPHMTQLSQAQMTSEISQTQQAIQQATGEAPKLFRPPYLESNATLRAVEAQFGLTEINADVDSQDWNNASTDQIVQNASRLQAGQSILMHDWPANTIAAIPRIVSNLSSRGLCAGMISPATGRAVAPDGTPPPPTTPPPTTPPPSTPPPSDPSGVCTASYRLVSSWTGGFQGEVTVSSTRAVTGWTVRMTLAGGQSIANVWNGVATGSTGAVSIRNAAYNGSLNAGGSTTFGFLANGSSSPAPSGLTCSGS, translated from the coding sequence ATGACACCCTTCCCGGTCGCACCGACGGCTGCCCCGACCCGACCCTCGCGCCGCCCGGCGGTGGTGGTGGCCGCAGCCGCCGCCCTCCTGACCGCCGTCACGTCCGGCCTCGCCGTCACCGCCGGGCCCTCGATGGCCGCCGCCTGCACCGGCTACGTGGCGCTGACCTTCGACGACGGCCCCACCCCCGGCAACACCACGACGCTGATCAACACCCTCAAGGCGGCCGGCGTACGGGCGACGTTCTTCAACGTCGGCCAGAACGTGCAGGCCAACCCGGCGCTGGCCCGGTCCCAGCGGGACGCCGGCATGTGGGTCGGCAACCACAGTTGGACGCACCCCCACATGACCCAGCTCAGCCAGGCGCAGATGACCTCGGAGATCTCCCAGACCCAGCAGGCGATCCAGCAGGCCACCGGCGAGGCCCCCAAGCTGTTCCGACCGCCCTACCTGGAGTCCAACGCGACGCTGCGGGCGGTCGAGGCCCAGTTCGGGCTGACCGAGATCAACGCCGACGTGGACTCCCAGGACTGGAACAACGCCAGCACCGACCAGATCGTCCAGAACGCGAGCCGCCTCCAGGCCGGGCAGTCCATCCTGATGCACGACTGGCCGGCGAACACGATCGCGGCCATCCCACGGATCGTCAGCAACCTGTCGAGCCGGGGACTCTGCGCCGGCATGATCTCGCCGGCCACCGGCCGGGCCGTGGCCCCGGACGGCACCCCTCCCCCGCCCACCACGCCCCCGCCCACCACGCCCCCGCCCAGCACCCCGCCGCCGTCGGACCCCTCGGGGGTCTGCACCGCGAGCTACCGGCTGGTCAGCAGTTGGACCGGCGGCTTCCAGGGCGAGGTGACCGTGAGCAGCACCCGGGCCGTCACCGGCTGGACGGTCCGGATGACCCTCGCCGGCGGGCAGAGCATCGCCAACGTGTGGAACGGGGTGGCCACCGGCAGCACCGGCGCGGTCAGCATCCGCAACGCCGCCTACAACGGCAGCCTCAACGCCGGCGGGTCGACGACCTTCGGCTTCCTCGCCAACGGCAGCAGCTCACCGGCGCCGAGCGGGCTCACCTGCTCCGGCTCGTAG
- a CDS encoding cellulose binding domain-containing protein: MRLTHVRLRSAAAVLTAAAVAVAAALTSAVAAQAAAGCRVTYTVISQWPGGFGANVDVTNLGDPLTGWRLTWSFTAGQVVAQAWNGTATQSAGRVTVTNAAWNGGLGTGATTQFGFGGSWNNTSNPAPTDFALNGVPCAGRPTPTTTAPPPTSAPPTSPPPTSPPPTSGPPPNTPPPASGVLEQTHTVGRVRPAGTSVQYTWPGTYFEGRFRGTGVGIVLNDSQNDYAVQVDGTTVATLVTPGRTTYWVRDLPDADHTVRLVKRTESPWAAGEFGGLVAAPGGAILAKPAARSRQIEFIGDSWTAGYGNMSTTRDCSGNGGVTRNSNADVTFGALTAQNLNADYQLLAWSGLGMVHNYNGGGTDNFRTYCETDLQALWNSAVWQNALAESATLLGQLVWDATQRHDHACESAREPATPTWRSPSSSRPGS, from the coding sequence ATGCGACTCACGCATGTCCGGCTCCGGTCGGCGGCGGCGGTGCTCACCGCCGCCGCCGTCGCCGTGGCCGCCGCGCTCACCTCCGCCGTCGCCGCGCAGGCCGCCGCCGGCTGCCGGGTCACCTACACGGTGATTAGTCAGTGGCCCGGCGGCTTCGGCGCGAACGTCGACGTCACCAACCTCGGCGACCCGCTGACCGGCTGGCGGTTGACCTGGTCGTTCACCGCCGGGCAGGTGGTCGCGCAGGCGTGGAACGGCACGGCGACCCAGTCCGCCGGCCGGGTCACCGTCACCAACGCCGCCTGGAACGGCGGCCTCGGCACCGGGGCCACCACCCAGTTCGGTTTCGGCGGCTCGTGGAACAACACGTCCAACCCGGCGCCCACCGACTTCGCGCTCAACGGTGTGCCGTGCGCCGGCCGTCCGACCCCCACCACGACCGCGCCACCGCCCACCAGCGCACCGCCGACCAGCCCGCCACCCACCAGCCCGCCACCGACCAGCGGGCCGCCGCCGAACACCCCGCCGCCGGCCTCCGGGGTGCTGGAGCAGACGCACACCGTGGGGCGGGTGCGGCCGGCCGGCACCAGCGTCCAGTACACCTGGCCCGGCACCTACTTCGAGGGCCGGTTCCGCGGCACCGGCGTGGGGATCGTCCTTAACGACAGCCAGAACGACTACGCCGTGCAGGTCGACGGCACGACGGTCGCCACCCTGGTCACTCCGGGCCGGACCACCTACTGGGTCCGCGACCTCCCCGACGCCGACCACACCGTACGGCTGGTCAAGCGCACCGAAAGCCCGTGGGCGGCGGGCGAGTTCGGCGGTCTCGTGGCCGCCCCCGGTGGCGCGATCCTGGCCAAGCCGGCCGCCCGCAGCCGCCAGATCGAGTTCATCGGCGACTCCTGGACGGCCGGCTATGGCAACATGTCGACGACCCGCGACTGCTCCGGCAACGGGGGCGTCACCCGCAACTCCAACGCCGACGTCACGTTCGGCGCCCTGACCGCGCAGAACCTGAACGCCGACTACCAGCTCCTCGCCTGGTCCGGCCTGGGCATGGTACACAACTACAACGGCGGGGGCACGGACAATTTCCGCACCTACTGCGAGACCGACCTCCAGGCGCTGTGGAACAGCGCGGTGTGGCAGAACGCGCTCGCCGAGTCAGCCACGCTCCTGGGCCAACTCGTCTGGGACGCCACCCAGCGACACGACCACGCGTGCGAGTCGGCAAGGGAGCCGGCTACTCCGACCTGGAGATCGCCCTCCTCATCGAGGCCGGGCTCGTGA
- a CDS encoding CU044_5270 family protein, with protein sequence MFEAERTRAILGPVDPARAVTVTPPLVSADELIDRAGAIEAVVPRRRARPTRRLVLTAGTLAVAVGAVAVLQPFDRSAPDGTGGPGSTAGTVLAPVSYQFEADAPEAGPHLRALAGTIKDAKYDHLGGRYVYHHTKVWGDPVMTSADGRHHVAFAGETKVWQAADGTGSQLNTQLEPEYPDQESRDYWQRKLDSRPAVDASGAPAMIPLPPMGLTPPSADPSALRGLLKVEFGPGAVSKEVSGLYAQFVIPRATRAEILRILADVPGFRWRGQVTDRAGRSGVAVTFDDRENDAQSLLIFDPKTGELIADERLTLSPVRISAYRVILDAARTDRVG encoded by the coding sequence ATGTTCGAAGCAGAACGCACCCGTGCCATCCTCGGCCCGGTCGACCCGGCCCGGGCCGTCACCGTGACGCCGCCGCTGGTCTCCGCGGACGAACTGATCGACCGCGCCGGGGCCATCGAGGCGGTCGTCCCGCGTCGCCGCGCACGCCCGACCCGCCGGCTGGTGCTGACGGCTGGGACGCTGGCGGTCGCGGTCGGTGCCGTGGCCGTCCTCCAGCCGTTCGACAGGTCCGCACCGGACGGTACGGGTGGGCCCGGAAGCACGGCGGGAACGGTGCTCGCGCCAGTCTCGTACCAGTTCGAGGCGGACGCGCCGGAGGCCGGGCCGCACCTGCGCGCGCTGGCCGGCACGATCAAGGACGCGAAGTACGATCACCTCGGCGGGCGCTACGTGTACCACCACACGAAGGTGTGGGGCGACCCGGTGATGACCTCTGCCGACGGCCGTCACCACGTCGCCTTCGCCGGCGAGACGAAAGTCTGGCAGGCCGCCGACGGGACCGGCAGCCAGCTCAACACGCAGTTGGAGCCGGAGTACCCCGACCAGGAGTCCCGCGACTACTGGCAACGCAAGCTGGACTCGCGTCCGGCAGTCGACGCCTCGGGGGCACCGGCCATGATTCCGCTGCCGCCCATGGGCCTAACGCCACCGTCGGCGGATCCGTCGGCGCTGCGCGGACTACTCAAGGTCGAGTTCGGGCCGGGCGCCGTGAGCAAGGAGGTCAGCGGCCTCTACGCGCAGTTTGTCATTCCGCGTGCGACCCGAGCGGAGATCCTGCGGATCCTCGCCGATGTACCAGGCTTCCGCTGGCGGGGGCAGGTGACGGACCGGGCCGGTCGGAGCGGGGTCGCCGTCACCTTCGACGACCGCGAGAACGACGCGCAATCTCTCCTGATCTTCGACCCGAAGACGGGTGAGCTGATCGCCGACGAGCGGCTGACGCTGTCGCCCGTGCGCATCAGCGCCTACCGCGTGATCCTCGACGCCGCCCGGACCGATCGAGTGGGTTGA
- a CDS encoding sigma factor-like helix-turn-helix DNA-binding protein: MRTALSVLGEFDQEILRLIGWEELTVSEAAQVLDCTRATAAVRLHRARRRLAEAMSDRPARPRRPVLSTTREEL; this comes from the coding sequence GTGCGGACCGCGCTGTCCGTCCTCGGCGAATTCGATCAGGAGATCCTCCGGCTGATCGGCTGGGAGGAGTTGACGGTTTCCGAGGCGGCCCAGGTTCTCGACTGTACTCGGGCGACCGCTGCGGTGCGCCTGCATCGCGCCCGCCGCCGCCTCGCCGAGGCGATGTCGGACCGGCCCGCCCGGCCCCGGCGCCCCGTGTTGTCGACCACGCGAGAGGAGCTGTGA
- a CDS encoding sigma-70 family RNA polymerase sigma factor: MGVRVGPPKNRDEGWFTGLYAAEYANVVRYGLRRLADSDASAELAQEVFVVAWRRRDEVPDRSLPWLYGVARRILANHWRSRRSAPTSCPSPAPTWRGSPVRRVPTPPSGSPTCGPRCPSSANSIRRSSG; the protein is encoded by the coding sequence ATGGGGGTTCGGGTGGGTCCACCGAAGAACAGGGACGAGGGCTGGTTCACCGGCCTCTACGCCGCGGAGTACGCGAACGTCGTGCGGTACGGCCTGCGCCGGCTCGCGGACTCAGACGCGTCGGCCGAGTTGGCCCAGGAGGTGTTCGTCGTGGCCTGGCGTCGTCGCGACGAGGTGCCGGACCGCAGCCTGCCCTGGCTGTACGGGGTGGCCCGGCGGATCCTGGCGAACCACTGGCGGTCCCGGCGCAGCGCCCCGACCTCCTGCCCATCACCGGCGCCGACCTGGCGCGGGTCGCCAGTTCGTCGGGTGCCGACACCACCGTCGGGATCGCCGACGTGCGGACCGCGCTGTCCGTCCTCGGCGAATTCGATCAGGAGATCCTCCGGCTGA